In Anolis carolinensis isolate JA03-04 unplaced genomic scaffold, rAnoCar3.1.pri scaffold_14, whole genome shotgun sequence, the following proteins share a genomic window:
- the ccdc85b gene encoding coiled-coil domain-containing protein 85B: MLGAGEPGPEAVEEEDPEAASAEELGSCSKEELVRRLRREEAAKLSALVQRGRLMQGVNRQLQEHLREVRELKAVNGRLQAENRELRDLCCFLDEDRAKAKRLARTWQLFGHTAAQALRDDVAACLRKLAALEGLQDRLARDNLELKQLCLALDDECAAALATSASAAPSPAAHAELALPAPCGPRDLGDGSSSTGSLGSPDQSHPGCSPDG; encoded by the coding sequence ATGTTGGGCGCCGGGGAGCCGGGCCCGGAGGCCGTGGAGGAGGAGGACCCCGAGGCGGCGTCGGCCGAGGAGCTGGGCTCGTGCAGCAAGGAGGAGCTGGTGCGGCGGCTGCGGCGAGAGGAGGCGGCGAAGCTGTCGGCGCTGGTGCAGCGGGGGCGTCTGATGCAGGGCGTGAACCGGCAGCTGCAGGAGCACCTGAGGGAGGTGCGCGAGCTGAAGGCGGTGAACGGGCGCCTCCAGGCGGAGAACCGCGAGCTGCGCGACCTCTGCTGCTTCCTGGACGAGGACCGCGCCAAGGCCAAGCGCCTGGCCCGCACCTGGCAGCTCTTCGGCCACACCGCCGCCCAGGCCCTGCGCGACGACGTGGCCGCCTGCCTCCGCAAGCTGGCCGCCCTCGAGGGCCTCCAGGACCGCCTCGCCCGCGACAACCTCGAGCTCAAGCAGCTCTGCCTCGCCCTCGACGACGAGTGCGCCGCCGCCCTCGCCACCAGCGCCAGCGCCGCCCCCAGCCCCGCCGCCCACGCCGAGCTCGCCCTGCCCGCCCCCTGCGGGCCCAGGGACCTCGGCGACGGGAGCTCCTCCACCGGGAGCCTCGGCAGCCCCGACCAGAGCCACCCCGGGTGCTCCCCCGACGGGTGA
- the fosl1 gene encoding fos-related antigen 1 isoform X1 — MFMALATTCNVELAVHRGLPFPSQKYPSDPGAGSSSRSGPGGLIPNLNTIATSHNLQWMVQPTIMGASPGIPPYPRPYPCPHYGPGVRPRVIRTAGPLLVPRRRHSEHVSPEEEERRRMRRERNKLAAAKCRNRRKELTDTLQAETDQLEAEQSELQKEIAELQKQKERLELVLEAHRPACKVRGQSPSKEKEVGDQAAATTVKQESPPGPSNPRRAAPVPPSITLPPSGPLEPEALHTPTLMSTPSLTPFTPSLVFTYPAPGDPETLSGSGFPQEPCSSAHRRSSSGDHSSDSLNSPTLLAL, encoded by the exons atgttcatggcgctcgctacaACCTGCAATGTTGAGTTGGCTGTTCATCGtggtcttcccttcccttcccagaaGTACCCCTCAGACCCCGGTGCtgggagcagcagcagaagcggTCCCGGTGGCCTCATCCCCAACCTCAACACCATTGCCACCAGCCATAACCTCCAGTGGATGGTCCAGCCCACCATCATGGGCGCCTCGCCTGGGATCCCGCCGTACCCGCGGCCCTACCCCTGCCCGCACTACGGCCCCGGAGTCCGCCCGCGCGTGATCCGCACCGCCGGGCCCTTGCTGGTGCCACGGAGGCGCCATTCGGAGCAT GTGAGCCCCGAAGAGGAAGAGCGGCGACGGATGCGACGGGAGCGGAATAAATTGGCAGCCGCCAAATGCCGGAACCGACGGAAAGAACTGACGGACACCTTGCAAGCG GAGACGGACCAGTTGGAGGCCGAGCAATCGGAGCTTCAGAAAGAGATTGCGGAGCTGCAGAAGCAGAAAGAGCGCCTGGAGCTGGTGCTGGAGGCCCATCGTCCAGCCTGCAAAGTCCGAGGGCAGTCGCCGAGCAAAGAAAAAGAAGTTGGCGATCAGGCGGCAGCGACAACTGTCAAGCAGGAATCCCCTCCGGGGCCCAGCAACCCCCGCCGGGCCGCCCCGGTGCCCCCCAGCATCACCTTGCCCCCCAGCGGCCCCTTGGAGCCCGAAGCCCTGCACACCCCGACCTTGATGTCCACCCCTTCCTTGACCCCCTTCACCCCTAGTTTAGTCTTCACTTATCCGGCTCCCGGCGACCCTGAAACACTGTCCGGGTCGGGATTCCCACAAGAGCCCTGCTCTTCTGCACATCGGCGCAGCAGCAGTGGCGACCATTCCTCCGATTCTCTCAATTCGCCCACTTTGTTGGCGCTCTAA
- the fosl1 gene encoding fos-related antigen 1 isoform X2 encodes MFKGFGGGRPPAPGAPRPGSQHQKYPSDPGAGSSSRSGPGGLIPNLNTIATSHNLQWMVQPTIMGASPGIPPYPRPYPCPHYGPGVRPRVIRTAGPLLVPRRRHSEHVSPEEEERRRMRRERNKLAAAKCRNRRKELTDTLQAETDQLEAEQSELQKEIAELQKQKERLELVLEAHRPACKVRGQSPSKEKEVGDQAAATTVKQESPPGPSNPRRAAPVPPSITLPPSGPLEPEALHTPTLMSTPSLTPFTPSLVFTYPAPGDPETLSGSGFPQEPCSSAHRRSSSGDHSSDSLNSPTLLAL; translated from the exons ACCAG aaGTACCCCTCAGACCCCGGTGCtgggagcagcagcagaagcggTCCCGGTGGCCTCATCCCCAACCTCAACACCATTGCCACCAGCCATAACCTCCAGTGGATGGTCCAGCCCACCATCATGGGCGCCTCGCCTGGGATCCCGCCGTACCCGCGGCCCTACCCCTGCCCGCACTACGGCCCCGGAGTCCGCCCGCGCGTGATCCGCACCGCCGGGCCCTTGCTGGTGCCACGGAGGCGCCATTCGGAGCAT GTGAGCCCCGAAGAGGAAGAGCGGCGACGGATGCGACGGGAGCGGAATAAATTGGCAGCCGCCAAATGCCGGAACCGACGGAAAGAACTGACGGACACCTTGCAAGCG GAGACGGACCAGTTGGAGGCCGAGCAATCGGAGCTTCAGAAAGAGATTGCGGAGCTGCAGAAGCAGAAAGAGCGCCTGGAGCTGGTGCTGGAGGCCCATCGTCCAGCCTGCAAAGTCCGAGGGCAGTCGCCGAGCAAAGAAAAAGAAGTTGGCGATCAGGCGGCAGCGACAACTGTCAAGCAGGAATCCCCTCCGGGGCCCAGCAACCCCCGCCGGGCCGCCCCGGTGCCCCCCAGCATCACCTTGCCCCCCAGCGGCCCCTTGGAGCCCGAAGCCCTGCACACCCCGACCTTGATGTCCACCCCTTCCTTGACCCCCTTCACCCCTAGTTTAGTCTTCACTTATCCGGCTCCCGGCGACCCTGAAACACTGTCCGGGTCGGGATTCCCACAAGAGCCCTGCTCTTCTGCACATCGGCGCAGCAGCAGTGGCGACCATTCCTCCGATTCTCTCAATTCGCCCACTTTGTTGGCGCTCTAA